The following proteins are co-located in the Larus michahellis chromosome 9, bLarMic1.1, whole genome shotgun sequence genome:
- the EDC3 gene encoding enhancer of mRNA-decapping protein 3 — protein sequence MATDWLGSIVSINCGESLGVYQGRVSAVDQVSQTISLTRPFHNGVKCLVPEVTFRAGDITELKILEIPGPGDSRQCGDLQQTEMGIPGVGCQVGPSQNGTGKVLKKPISSSAPQNIPRRTDMKNQDIIISPQQQCSKSYMDRHVETLTQSKGFRRRHNSWSSSSRHPNQVTPKKSGLKNGQMKSKDDECFGDDIDEIPDTDFDFEGNLALFDKAAVFEEIETYERRSGTRSRGTPNEKPARYRHDENILESEPIVYRRIVVPQNANKEFCTDSGLVVPSVSYELHKKLLSVAEKHGLTLERRLEMTGVCASQMALSLLGGPNRLNPKNVHQRPTVALLCGPHVKGAQGISCGRHLSNHDVHVILFLPNFVKMLESITNELNLFSKTQGQQVSSVRDLPDTPVDLVINCLDCHENAFLRDQPWYKAVVDWANQNRAPVLSIDPPINEMEQGIDAKWSLALGLPLPLGERAGRVYLCDIGIPQKVFQEVGINYHSPFGCKFVIPLHST from the exons ATGGCTACAGACTGGCTCGGGAGCATTGTGTCAATTAATTGTGGAGAAAGCTTGGGAGTCTACCAAGGACGAGTGTCTGCTGTGGATCAGGTCAGCCAGACCATTTCTCTGACACGGCCCTTCCATAATGGGGTCAAGTGCCTGGTGCCAGAAGTCACCTTCAG GGCGGGTGACATCACTGAGCTGAAAATTCTGGAGATCCCGGGACCAGGAGACAGCAGACAATGTGGGGACCTGCAGCAGACAGAAATGGGCATCCCTGGCGTCGGATGCCAAGTGGGTCCCAGTCAGAATGGCACTGGGAAAGTGTTAAAGAAGCCCATCTCCAGCAGTGCCCCGCAGAATATCCCAAGGAGAACAGACATGAAGAATCAGGATATCATCAtctctccccagcagcagtgctCCAAGAGCTACATGGATCGACATGTGGAAACATTGACTCAATCCAAAGGCTTCCGGCGTAGACACAATTCCT GGTCGTCCAGTAGCCGTCACCCAAACCAAGTGACCCCAAAGAAGAGCGGCCTGAAAAATGGGCAAATGAAGAGCAAAGATGATGAGTGCTTTGGGGATGACATTGACGAAATCCCAGACACAGATTTTGATTTCGAAGGGAATCTGGCCCTTTTTGACAAGGCGGCTGTGTTTGAAGAGATTGAAACTTATGAGAGGAGGAGCGGCACTCGCTCCCGGGGGACCCCAAATGAGAAACCAGCTCGCTATCGGCATGATGAGAACATCTTGGAATCGGAGCCCATAGTCTACAGAAGGATTGTCGTACCCCAGAACGCTAACAAAGAATTCTGCACGG ACTCCGGGCTGGTCGTTCCAAGCGTGTCTTACGAGCTTCACAAAAAGCTGCTCTCGGTTGCTGAGAAGCACGGGCTGACTCTGGAGCGGAGGCTGGAGATGACGGGAGTCTGCGCCAGTCAGATGGCCCTGAGCCTCCTTGGGGGACCCAACAG GCTGAACCCAAAGAATGTGCATCAGCGGCCCACAGTAGCCCTGCTGTGTGGCCCCCACGTGAAGGGGGCCCAGGGGATCAGCTGCGGCCGACACCTCTCCAACCACGACGTCCATGTCATCCTTTTCCTGCCCAACTTCGTCAAGATGCTGGAATCCATCACCAATGAGCTGAACCTTTTCAGCAAGACGCAAGGCCAGCAGGTGTCCAGCGTCAGAG ATCTCCCAGATACCCCCGTTGACCTAGTGATCAACTGCCTGGATTGTcatgaaaatgcctttttgagAGATCAGCCTTGGTACAAAGCAGTTGTGGACTGGGCCAACCAGAACCGGGCACCCGTCCTCAGCATAGACCCTCCGATAAACGAAATGGAGCAGGGCATTGATGCCAAGTGGTCGCTGGCCTTgggcctgcccctgcccctgggTGAGAGGGCCGGGCGCGTGTACCTCTGTGACATTGGCATTCCCCAGAAGGTCTTTCAAGAAGTGGGAATAAACTACCACTCGCCCTTCGGCTGCAAATTTGTCATCCCCCTGCACTCCACTTAG
- the LOC141748342 gene encoding cytochrome P450 1A4-like, translated as MAAAMKAAMSLVGSQGVVSATEVLLAAAVFCLVFLLIQSLQQHVPKGLKSPPGPRGYPILGNVLELRKDPHLVLTQLSQKYGDIMEVKIGTRPVLVLSGLETIRQALVKQGEDFMGRPDLHSFQYISDGQSLAFSPDSGEVWKARRKLAQNALKTFSIAPSPTSSSTCLLEEHVSKEADYLVTKLLQLMDEKKSFDPYRYVVVSVANVICAICFGKRYDHNDQELLSLVNLSNEFGEAAAAGNPADFIPVLQYLPSRTMQIFKDINRRFNFFVQKIVREHYTSFDKDHIRDVTDSLIEHCQNSVGEDTNVPLSNEKIINIVNDLFGAGFDTVTTALSWSLMYVALYPHIQKKIQEELDRTIGRERRPRLLDRGTLPYTEAFILEMFRHSSFLPFTIPHSTTKATVLNGYYIPKNTCVFINQWQVNHDEKLWKDPSTFNPERFLNAAGTEISRTESDKVLTFGLGKRRCIGESIGRWEVFLFLTTMLQQLEFSLRPGEEVDITPQYGLTMKYKKCECFQIKKRFPMKSSP; from the exons ATGGCAGCAGCAATGAAGGCTGCAATGTCATTGGTGGGAAGTCAAGGAGTTGTCTCGGCCACCGAGGTCCTCCTCGCAGCTGCCGTCTTCTGCCTGGTCTTCCTGCTCATCCAGTCCCTCCAGCAGCACGTGCCCAAGGGACTgaagagccccccaggacccaGAGGCTACCCCATCCTCGGCAACGTGCTGGAGCTGAGGAAGGACCCACACCTGGTCCTGACCCAGCTGAGCCAGAAGTATGGGGACATCATGGAGGTCAAGATCGGCACCCGGCCCGTGCTGGTGCTGAGTGGGCTGGAGACCATCAGGCAAGCATTGGTGAAGCAAGGAGAAGACTTCATGGGGCGCCCTGACCTCCACAGCTTTCAATACATTTCAGATGGGCAGAGCCTGGCCTTCAGCCCTGACTCAGGGGAGGTGTGGAAAGCCCGCAGAAAGCTGGCTCAGAACGCCCTGAAGACCTTCTCcattgcccccagccccacctcctcTTCCACCTGCCTCCTGGAGGAGCACGTCTCCAAAGAGGCCGACTACCTGGTCACCAAGTTGCTGCAGCTGATGGATGAGAAGAAGAGCTTTGACCCTTACCGGTATGTGGTGGTCTCTGTGGCCAATGTCATCTGTGCCATCTGTTTTGGCAAGCGCTACGACCACAACGAccaagagctgctcagcttggtgAACCTCAGCAATGAATTTggtgaagcagctgctgctggcaacCCTGCTGACTTCATCCCTGTGCTCCAGTATCTTCCCAGCCGCACCatgcagatctttaaggacatcAACAGGCGTTTCAACTTCTTTGTGCAAAAAATTGTCCGGGAGCATTACACCAGCTTTGACAAG GATCACATCCGGGATGTCACGGACTCGTTGATTGAGCACTGCCAGAATAGTGTAGGGGAGGATACCAATGTCCCACTCTCCAATGAGAAGATCATCAACATTGTCAATGACCTCTTTGGGGCCG GCTTTGACACGGTGACAACTGCCTTATCCTGGAGCCTCATGTATGTCGCCTTGTACCCCCACATCCAGAAGAAGATCCAGGAAGAACTAG ACCGGACCATTGGCAGGGAGAGGAGACCGAGGCTGTTGGACCGGGGTACGCTGCCCTACACAGAAGCCTTCATCCTGGAGATGTTCAGGcactcctccttcctgcccttcacCATCCCGCACAG TACGACAAAAGCGACGGTGCTGAATGGCTACTACATCCCCAAGAACACCTGCGTGTTTATCAACCAGTGGCAAGTGAATCACGATGA gAAGCTTTGGAAGGATCCCTCAACCTTCAACCCCGAGAGGTTCCTGAATGCTGCGGGAACTGAAATAAGCAGGACAGAGAGTGACAAAGTGCTGACTTTTGGCTTGGGGAAGAGGCGATGCATTGGGGAGTCCATCGGCCGGTGGGAGGTCTTCCTCTTCTTGACCAccatgctgcagcagctggaattcAGCCTCCGCCCCGGGGAGGAGGTGGACATCACTCCTCAGTATGGACTGACGATGAAGTACAAGAAATGCGAGTGCTTCCAGATTAAGAAGCGTTTCCCCATGAAGAGCTCTCCATAA